Proteins from a single region of Haloplanus sp. GDY1:
- the pspAB gene encoding PspA-associated protein PspAB: MGLFDSLRSALGFGAEADATREADPEDLFGMSTAYLTMEADLDFAPVGAAALCFSSVDSTDFAGAVDDVEAILRAGEEDTGTTFRRHEDDHGYHWVVLEDSDPEDLVTSVHFAADTFVERGYGSRLLAAVFGFERPRDDRRAYWVYSFRRGAYYPFVPTGDHERDNGSEFKLASVLDGELDVEDDERYWYPLWPDRPGGHPWE, from the coding sequence ATGGGACTGTTCGACTCCCTCCGGTCGGCCCTCGGGTTCGGCGCCGAGGCCGACGCCACGCGCGAGGCCGACCCCGAGGACCTGTTCGGGATGTCGACGGCCTACCTCACAATGGAGGCGGATCTCGATTTCGCTCCCGTCGGCGCCGCCGCCCTCTGTTTCTCCTCGGTCGACAGCACCGACTTCGCGGGCGCCGTCGACGACGTGGAGGCGATCCTCCGTGCCGGCGAGGAGGACACCGGGACGACCTTCCGCCGCCACGAGGACGACCACGGCTACCACTGGGTCGTCCTCGAGGACAGCGATCCGGAGGATCTGGTGACGAGCGTCCACTTCGCGGCCGACACGTTCGTCGAACGGGGGTACGGCTCGCGACTCCTCGCGGCGGTCTTCGGGTTCGAGCGCCCCCGCGACGACCGGCGAGCGTACTGGGTCTACTCCTTCCGTCGGGGCGCGTACTACCCCTTCGTCCCCACCGGCGACCACGAGCGCGACAACGGGAGCGAGTTCAAACTGGCCTCGGTCCTCGACGGCGAACTCGACGTCGAGGACGACGAGCGCTACTGGTACCCGCTGTGGCCCGACCGGCCGGGCGGTCACCCGTGGGAGTGA
- a CDS encoding UPF0175 family protein — MKTVTTRIPEDDEEALAELEEEMSADRSEVLRRLIRQGLDDWRRERALDQLRDHSTTLRKAAELADVSYVEMLTLAAEEGIDIGYTTDDLERDLDRI; from the coding sequence ATGAAGACGGTCACCACGCGCATACCGGAAGACGACGAAGAGGCACTCGCTGAACTGGAGGAGGAGATGAGTGCCGACCGGTCGGAGGTGCTTCGGCGACTCATCCGACAGGGGCTGGACGATTGGCGCAGGGAGCGGGCGCTGGATCAGCTTCGCGATCACAGCACCACTCTGCGAAAGGCAGCGGAACTCGCGGACGTCTCGTACGTCGAGATGCTGACGTTGGCGGCCGAGGAAGGCATCGACATCGGGTACACGACCGACGACCTCGAGCGCGACCTCGACCGCATCTGA
- a CDS encoding queuosine precursor transporter yields MSADRNAWPVGRVAILALFVTALVTAQLTASKVLAIPLPTPLPRIGETVFLPGAALAYALTFFASDCYAELYGRRAAQVMVNVGFAMNFVLLALVWSTILAPAAGNSPVAPDAFAAVLGASTNIVAGSLLAYLVSQNWDVIVFHRLREATEGDFLWLRNIVSTGTSQAIDTVIFVGVAFYLLPTYAGLGSPTPWSVVVGLMLGQYLLKLLIALVDTPFVYAVVGLVRSRADAAAKAAATASEQN; encoded by the coding sequence ATGAGCGCCGACCGGAACGCGTGGCCGGTGGGGCGGGTCGCGATCCTCGCGCTCTTCGTCACGGCCCTGGTGACCGCACAGTTGACCGCCTCGAAGGTGCTGGCGATCCCGCTGCCGACGCCGCTGCCGCGGATCGGCGAGACGGTGTTCCTCCCCGGGGCGGCGCTCGCGTACGCGCTCACCTTCTTCGCCTCGGACTGCTACGCCGAACTGTACGGTCGGCGGGCGGCGCAGGTGATGGTGAACGTCGGCTTCGCGATGAACTTCGTGTTGCTGGCGCTGGTGTGGTCGACCATCCTCGCGCCGGCCGCGGGGAACTCGCCGGTCGCCCCCGACGCCTTCGCGGCCGTCCTCGGCGCGAGCACGAACATCGTCGCCGGGAGCCTGCTCGCCTACCTCGTCAGCCAGAACTGGGACGTGATCGTCTTCCACCGCCTCCGCGAGGCGACCGAGGGCGACTTCCTCTGGCTCCGGAACATCGTCTCGACGGGGACGAGTCAGGCCATCGACACCGTCATCTTCGTCGGCGTCGCCTTCTACCTGCTCCCGACGTACGCGGGTCTGGGGAGCCCGACGCCGTGGTCGGTCGTCGTCGGCCTGATGCTCGGCCAGTACCTCCTCAAACTGCTCATCGCCCTCGTCGACACGCCGTTCGTCTACGCCGTGGTCGGCCTCGTGCGATCGCGGGCGGACGCGGCCGCGAAGGCCGCTGCGACGGCGAGCGAGCAGAACTAG
- a CDS encoding DNA polymerase sliding clamp, whose amino-acid sequence MFKAIVSASTLRDALDSVSVLVDECKVRLNEDGLSIRAVDPANVGMVDLSLDSAAFESYEADGGVIGVNLTRLEDIAGMGNAGDLVHLELDEETRKLHIRIDGLSYTLALIDPDSIRQEPDIPDLDLPARIVVEGNQLDRGITAADMVSDHINLRVDEAAETFHIEAEGDTDDVDFELGTDDLIALEAGPADSLFSLDYLKDMNKAIPGDAEVTIELGEEFPVKLHYEFAEGLGNVTFMLAPRIQSD is encoded by the coding sequence ATGTTCAAGGCCATCGTGAGCGCGTCGACGCTCCGGGACGCCCTCGACTCCGTGAGCGTGTTGGTCGACGAGTGCAAGGTGCGACTCAACGAGGACGGCCTGTCGATTCGGGCGGTCGATCCGGCGAACGTCGGGATGGTCGACCTCTCGCTGGATTCGGCGGCGTTCGAATCCTACGAGGCGGACGGCGGCGTCATCGGCGTCAACCTCACTCGGCTGGAGGACATCGCGGGCATGGGGAACGCCGGCGACCTGGTCCACCTCGAACTCGACGAGGAGACCCGCAAACTCCACATCCGCATCGACGGCCTCTCCTATACGCTCGCGCTGATCGATCCGGACTCGATCCGACAGGAGCCGGACATCCCCGACCTCGACCTGCCGGCCCGGATCGTCGTCGAGGGCAACCAGCTCGACCGCGGGATCACGGCCGCCGACATGGTGTCGGATCACATCAACCTCCGCGTCGACGAGGCGGCGGAGACGTTCCACATCGAGGCCGAGGGCGACACCGACGACGTGGACTTCGAACTGGGGACCGACGACCTCATCGCGCTGGAGGCCGGTCCGGCGGACTCGCTGTTCTCGCTGGACTACCTCAAGGACATGAACAAGGCGATCCCCGGGGACGCCGAGGTGACCATCGAACTCGGCGAGGAGTTCCCGGTGAAACTCCACTACGAGTTCGCCGAGGGCCTCGGCAACGTGACGTTCATGCTCGCGCCGCGCATCCAGAGCGACTGA
- the htpX gene encoding zinc metalloprotease HtpX, whose translation MEWKPDWGLRGRMVLTMFLLFALYIVFVAVLSRFVGLFGIVIVLGLFSLGQFFFSDRLALYSMGASRVDADEYPKLHATIGRLCQQADLPKPDVAVADTRVPNAFAAGRSQKHSTVCVTRGLLDVLDEDELEGVLAHELAHVKNRDVMVMTIASFLSTIAFMIVRWGWLFGGGRNRQGGGGVVVAVLVSLVVWIVSFVLIRALSRYREYAADRGGAAITGNPTALASALLTISGRMDRVPQEDLREQSEMNAFFVIPIRSGFVGRVFSTHPPTERRVERLREMAAEMERR comes from the coding sequence ATGGAGTGGAAACCCGACTGGGGGCTTCGGGGTCGGATGGTCCTGACCATGTTCCTCCTCTTTGCCCTCTACATCGTCTTCGTCGCCGTCCTCTCTCGGTTCGTGGGGCTGTTCGGTATCGTCATCGTCCTGGGGCTGTTCTCGCTCGGCCAGTTTTTCTTCAGCGACCGCCTGGCGCTGTACAGCATGGGGGCGAGTCGCGTCGACGCCGACGAGTACCCGAAGCTCCACGCCACGATCGGCCGCCTCTGTCAGCAGGCCGACCTGCCGAAGCCGGACGTCGCCGTCGCCGACACGCGCGTGCCGAACGCCTTCGCCGCCGGCCGGTCGCAGAAGCACTCGACGGTCTGTGTCACCCGGGGGCTGCTCGACGTCCTCGACGAGGACGAACTCGAGGGCGTGCTGGCGCACGAACTCGCCCACGTCAAGAACCGGGACGTGATGGTGATGACGATCGCCTCCTTCCTCTCGACCATCGCCTTCATGATCGTTCGCTGGGGGTGGCTGTTCGGCGGCGGCCGCAACCGACAGGGCGGTGGCGGCGTCGTGGTCGCCGTCCTCGTCTCCCTGGTCGTCTGGATCGTCTCCTTCGTCCTGATCCGGGCGCTCTCGCGGTACCGCGAGTACGCCGCCGACCGCGGCGGCGCCGCCATCACGGGCAACCCGACGGCGCTCGCCTCCGCGCTGCTCACCATCTCCGGACGGATGGACCGCGTCCCCCAGGAGGACCTCCGCGAGCAGTCGGAGATGAACGCCTTCTTCGTCATCCCCATCCGGAGCGGGTTCGTCGGCCGGGTGTTCTCGACGCACCCCCCGACCGAGCGACGCGTCGAACGCCTCCGCGAGATGGCTGCGGAGATGGAACGGCGATAG
- a CDS encoding type II toxin-antitoxin system VapC family toxin: MSDGPYLFDVGVVALAHAGTPVSETALSYVKDAIEGTIDAVVPYPALFGAHVVLTNYYGFSNADASRLMGNFADASRVHWYDELPESTVRAGFDLAAEYNIDGWDGYYARVALEEGVRTILTLDDDFEDVDDVTGEVILSPEEFDTLNEYIDG; the protein is encoded by the coding sequence ATGAGTGATGGCCCATATCTCTTCGACGTCGGTGTGGTCGCCCTCGCCCACGCGGGAACGCCCGTCAGCGAGACGGCACTCTCGTACGTGAAAGATGCCATCGAGGGTACCATCGACGCCGTCGTGCCGTATCCGGCCCTCTTCGGTGCTCACGTCGTTCTGACGAACTACTACGGGTTTTCGAACGCTGATGCCTCTCGTCTGATGGGGAATTTCGCGGACGCGAGCCGAGTTCACTGGTACGACGAACTGCCAGAGTCGACAGTCAGGGCAGGATTCGATCTGGCGGCAGAGTACAACATCGACGGCTGGGACGGGTATTACGCACGAGTCGCCCTCGAGGAAGGGGTACGGACGATTCTGACGCTCGACGACGACTTCGAGGACGTTGACGACGTTACCGGGGAGGTCATCCTCTCCCCAGAGGAGTTTGACACGCTGAACGAATATATCGACGGCTGA
- the eno gene encoding phosphopyruvate hydratase, with protein sequence MPAAPIERIDAREILDNRLEPTLRVTVETPAGSGRADVPRGRSRGTHEALDLRDGDDRYRGRGVRQAAANVEERIAPELVGRDATAQRAVDAALADLDDPDDPLGGNALTGVSLAVLRAGAAATDRPLYRYVGGADAHVLPLPFFDLIEGGELAGGDLPFQEHQVVPVGADSVAEAVRMTAEVYYELGDIVRAEYGEASLNVGAEGGYNPVGVDDPRTAFDLELRAVEECGYGGEFALAADVAASHFYDPETGTYALLGERMTRADLLDFYEDLVATYPVVSLEDPLDQDDFDGVAALTDRLDVQVIGDDLFVTSADRLRRGIDRGAANALLWKVNQVGTVTDAVDAARLATRNGYAVQVSERSGQTPDTWLADLAVGLGAGQIKTGVTRGERTEQYNRLLEIEAELGDVAAFGPPADGALDP encoded by the coding sequence ATGCCAGCCGCTCCAATCGAGCGCATCGACGCCAGGGAGATCCTCGACAACCGACTGGAGCCGACCCTGCGGGTGACCGTCGAGACGCCGGCCGGGAGCGGTCGGGCCGACGTCCCCCGCGGCCGCTCCCGGGGGACCCACGAGGCCCTCGACCTCCGGGACGGCGACGACCGATATCGGGGTCGCGGGGTCAGGCAGGCGGCCGCGAACGTCGAGGAGCGCATCGCCCCCGAACTCGTCGGCCGCGACGCGACCGCCCAGCGGGCCGTCGACGCCGCCCTCGCCGACCTGGACGACCCCGACGATCCGCTCGGGGGGAACGCCCTCACCGGCGTCTCGCTCGCCGTCCTGCGGGCGGGCGCGGCCGCGACCGACCGTCCCCTCTATCGGTACGTCGGCGGCGCGGACGCCCACGTCCTCCCGCTCCCCTTCTTCGACCTGATCGAGGGCGGCGAACTCGCCGGCGGCGACCTCCCCTTTCAGGAACACCAGGTGGTGCCCGTCGGCGCGGACTCCGTCGCCGAGGCCGTCCGGATGACCGCCGAGGTGTACTACGAACTCGGCGACATCGTCCGCGCGGAGTACGGCGAGGCGTCGCTCAACGTCGGCGCCGAAGGGGGGTACAACCCCGTCGGCGTCGACGACCCGCGGACGGCCTTCGACCTCGAACTCCGGGCCGTCGAGGAGTGTGGCTACGGCGGCGAGTTCGCCCTCGCGGCGGACGTGGCGGCGTCGCACTTCTACGACCCCGAGACGGGGACCTACGCGCTGCTCGGCGAGCGGATGACCCGGGCGGACCTCCTCGACTTCTACGAGGACCTCGTCGCCACCTACCCAGTCGTCTCCCTGGAGGACCCCCTCGACCAGGACGACTTCGACGGCGTCGCCGCGCTGACCGACCGCCTCGACGTGCAGGTGATCGGCGACGACCTGTTCGTCACCTCCGCCGACCGACTCCGGCGAGGGATCGACCGCGGCGCCGCGAACGCCCTCCTGTGGAAGGTGAACCAGGTCGGCACCGTCACCGACGCCGTCGACGCCGCGCGACTGGCGACCCGGAACGGCTACGCGGTCCAGGTGTCCGAGCGCTCCGGCCAGACCCCCGACACGTGGCTCGCCGACCTCGCCGTCGGACTCGGCGCCGGCCAGATCAAGACCGGCGTCACTCGCGGTGAACGCACCGAGCAGTACAACCGGCTCCTGGAAATCGAGGCCGAACTCGGCGACGTCGCCGCCTTCGGCCCGCCGGCCGACGGCGCGCTCGATCCATGA
- a CDS encoding helix-turn-helix domain-containing protein, which yields MGVIVELQIPTHQFEFGRRFPTQSGDAAEFERVSARGDASVPVFSFSEPADGRLEEGDPFADADGYRLEFVDAPDDHELCLVSWRPEADPFFRLLDDHGGSIRRGTGDSEAWTFEAEFPSHDDFSTFRSAAEDLDTSVEIRRVYNPTSTGTGAWYGLTPRQRRTLELAVERGYYDIPRRCTTIELADELGISDQAVTERLRRGIVTFVTNALLFAEE from the coding sequence ATGGGTGTCATCGTAGAACTACAGATACCGACTCACCAGTTCGAATTCGGGCGCCGATTCCCGACACAGTCGGGGGACGCGGCGGAGTTCGAGCGGGTGAGTGCGCGGGGGGATGCTTCCGTCCCGGTTTTCTCGTTCTCGGAGCCTGCCGACGGTCGACTCGAAGAGGGCGATCCGTTCGCGGACGCGGACGGCTACCGACTCGAATTCGTGGACGCACCCGACGACCACGAACTCTGTCTCGTCTCGTGGCGCCCCGAGGCCGATCCCTTCTTTCGGCTCCTCGACGACCACGGTGGCTCGATCCGTCGCGGAACCGGCGATTCCGAGGCGTGGACGTTCGAGGCGGAGTTCCCGAGCCACGACGACTTCTCGACCTTTCGGTCGGCCGCCGAGGACCTCGACACGTCCGTCGAGATCCGGCGCGTCTACAACCCGACGAGTACGGGCACCGGCGCCTGGTACGGGCTGACACCCCGTCAGCGCAGGACGCTCGAACTCGCCGTCGAGCGTGGCTACTACGACATTCCCCGCCGGTGTACGACCATCGAACTCGCCGACGAACTCGGCATCTCCGATCAGGCCGTGACCGAACGGCTTCGCCGCGGCATCGTGACGTTCGTAACCAACGCCCTGCTGTTCGCCGAGGAGTGA
- a CDS encoding NUDIX domain-containing protein translates to MLLERTHSPFEGSRVLPGGLVDPDETAREARVREVSEEAGRWDRSTRPICQRWASTTSGSSLTRSSTDRRIDESNRELAVRPR, encoded by the coding sequence ATGCTCCTCGAACGGACACACTCACCCTTCGAGGGTAGTCGGGTGCTTCCGGGCGGTCTTGTCGACCCCGACGAAACCGCACGAGAGGCCCGTGTCCGCGAGGTGAGTGAGGAAGCCGGCAGGTGGGACCGTTCGACCCGGCCGATCTGCCAAAGATGGGCTTCGACCACGAGCGGATCGTCACTGACGCGCTCCTCGACTGACAGGCGCATCGACGAGTCAAACCGAGAACTCGCTGTTCGGCCTCGTTGA
- a CDS encoding ribbon-helix-helix domain-containing protein, whose protein sequence is MTKISVEVPDELLADLDEHVGEDGKFVNRSDAIRASIRKHLDLLDDIDARHGRLESEE, encoded by the coding sequence GTGACCAAGATCAGCGTCGAGGTGCCCGACGAACTGCTCGCGGATCTGGACGAGCACGTGGGCGAGGACGGGAAGTTCGTGAACCGGAGCGACGCGATCAGGGCGTCGATCCGCAAGCACCTGGATCTGCTCGACGACATCGACGCCCGACACGGACGGCTGGAGTCCGAGGAATGA
- the sufU gene encoding Fe-S cluster assembly sulfur transfer protein SufU: MGMGSDMYRQQILDHYKNPRNHGELEDPTFSHVGENPSCGDTIKMDVRLDDDGETIDYVSFSGDGCAISQASASMLTQRLPGTTLDELAEMDRDDVVEMLGVDISPMRIKCAVLAEKVVQDGAKIHEGELDIEETTTEE; this comes from the coding sequence ATGGGAATGGGCTCGGACATGTACCGACAGCAGATCCTCGATCACTACAAGAACCCCCGGAATCACGGGGAACTCGAGGATCCGACGTTCTCCCACGTCGGTGAGAACCCGTCGTGTGGCGACACGATCAAGATGGACGTCCGCCTCGACGACGACGGCGAGACCATCGACTACGTCAGTTTCTCCGGCGACGGCTGCGCCATCAGTCAGGCGAGCGCGAGCATGCTCACCCAGCGACTCCCGGGCACGACGCTCGACGAACTCGCGGAGATGGACCGCGACGACGTGGTGGAGATGCTCGGCGTCGACATCAGTCCCATGCGGATCAAGTGTGCCGTCCTGGCCGAGAAGGTGGTTCAGGACGGGGCGAAGATCCACGAGGGCGAACTCGACATCGAGGAGACGACGACCGAGGAGTAG
- a CDS encoding 23S rRNA (uridine(2552)-2'-O)-methyltransferase has product MTDRDEYYNRSKQEGYRARSAYKLKQLDEAAGLFAPGDVVVDLGAAPGGWLQVAAEAVGEGGTVVGVDRQRIRPLDHDAVETIRGDMTEAETVDLLREAVGSADAVVSDMAPNMTGEYSVDHARSIHLARQALGVARDLLSPGGDLVVKAFDGPDLADLRAEMEESFEYVRSIRPDASRDSSSEVYLVAKGYLTAPVAPGDELVVEISDEGDEGDGIARVDGFTVFVPDAEVGDRVAVRIDDVKPRFAFAERRD; this is encoded by the coding sequence ATGACGGACCGGGACGAGTACTACAACCGCTCGAAACAGGAGGGGTATCGCGCCCGGTCGGCCTACAAACTCAAGCAACTCGACGAGGCCGCGGGGCTGTTCGCCCCCGGGGACGTCGTCGTCGACCTGGGCGCGGCCCCCGGCGGGTGGCTCCAGGTCGCCGCCGAGGCCGTCGGCGAGGGTGGGACCGTCGTCGGCGTCGACCGCCAGCGGATCCGCCCGCTCGATCACGACGCCGTCGAGACGATTCGCGGCGACATGACCGAGGCGGAGACCGTCGATCTCCTCCGCGAGGCGGTCGGTTCGGCCGACGCCGTCGTCTCGGACATGGCCCCGAACATGACCGGCGAGTACTCCGTGGATCACGCCCGGTCGATCCACCTCGCCCGACAGGCCCTCGGGGTCGCACGCGACCTGCTGTCCCCCGGTGGCGACCTCGTGGTCAAGGCCTTCGACGGCCCGGACCTCGCCGACCTCCGGGCCGAGATGGAGGAGTCCTTCGAGTACGTGCGGTCGATCCGCCCGGACGCCTCCCGGGACTCCTCCTCGGAGGTGTACCTCGTCGCCAAGGGCTATCTCACCGCGCCGGTCGCCCCCGGCGACGAACTCGTCGTCGAGATCAGCGACGAGGGCGACGAGGGCGACGGCATCGCCCGCGTCGACGGGTTCACCGTCTTCGTCCCCGACGCCGAGGTTGGCGACCGGGTGGCGGTGCGGATCGACGACGTGAAGCCGCGATTCGCCTTCGCCGAACGGCGCGACTAG
- a CDS encoding AbrB/MazE/SpoVT family DNA-binding domain-containing protein, which yields MVTVDSKGRIVLPQEVRERLGIEPGTEVDIREEGGKAVVEPEDDPETVIERMEQLISEAATDRDAPDEEMHPIAADHAETIRRQATSDAADE from the coding sequence ATGGTCACGGTGGACTCCAAGGGGCGGATCGTGCTGCCACAGGAGGTGCGAGAACGCCTCGGAATCGAGCCCGGGACCGAAGTCGACATCCGCGAGGAAGGCGGGAAGGCAGTCGTCGAGCCTGAAGACGATCCCGAGACGGTTATCGAGCGGATGGAACAGCTCATCTCCGAGGCGGCGACCGACCGCGACGCCCCCGACGAGGAGATGCATCCGATTGCAGCGGATCACGCCGAGACGATCCGCCGTCAAGCGACCAGCGACGCTGCCGATGAGTGA
- a CDS encoding DUF7344 domain-containing protein, whose protein sequence is MNGSNANTHDATAVDESGCDRTRDAEAERLDAVFDVLADARRRRILRVLIDADEDATTVPALAEALSAREPERPPTDRLVVSLRHVHLPKLDASGVVDYAPDRSRVRYEGAPLAERLLAQL, encoded by the coding sequence ATGAACGGATCCAACGCCAACACACACGACGCGACGGCGGTCGACGAATCGGGGTGTGACCGAACCCGCGACGCCGAGGCGGAACGGCTGGACGCGGTCTTCGACGTCCTGGCGGACGCGCGCAGGCGACGCATCCTCCGCGTCCTGATCGACGCCGACGAGGACGCGACGACCGTCCCGGCGCTCGCCGAGGCGCTCTCGGCGCGCGAACCCGAGCGGCCGCCGACGGACCGACTCGTCGTCTCGCTCAGACACGTCCACCTGCCGAAACTCGACGCGTCGGGGGTCGTCGACTACGCCCCCGACCGCTCGCGGGTTCGCTACGAGGGGGCGCCGCTCGCCGAACGACTGCTGGCGCAACTCTGA
- a CDS encoding transcription initiation factor IIB translates to MSETRAWTSGSTGVREREESTTEREAEHVCPECGGALVTDEEHGETACSECGLIVEADEVDRGPEWRAFDARERDEKARVGSPTTKMMHDKGLSTTIDWQNKDAYGKALSATQREKMQRLRTWNRRFQTRNHQERNLRQALGEIDRMASALGLPENVRETASVIYRRALEDDLLPGRSIEGVATSALYAAARQAGVPRTIDEMARVSRVDEEEFKRTYRYVVRELGLEVAPADPVSYVTRFASELDLSDEAERLAREMLDAAKERGVHSGKNPVGLAAAAVYAAPLLTNEQITQKAVSEVADISEVTIRNRYRELLAAYEDSGRTVAV, encoded by the coding sequence ATGTCAGAGACACGCGCGTGGACGTCCGGGAGTACCGGCGTTCGAGAACGGGAGGAATCGACGACCGAACGGGAGGCGGAACACGTCTGTCCCGAGTGTGGCGGCGCGCTGGTGACCGACGAGGAACACGGCGAGACGGCCTGTAGCGAGTGTGGCCTCATCGTCGAGGCGGACGAGGTGGACCGCGGCCCCGAGTGGCGGGCCTTCGACGCCCGGGAGCGCGACGAGAAGGCCCGGGTCGGCTCGCCCACGACGAAGATGATGCACGACAAGGGGCTGTCGACCACCATCGACTGGCAGAACAAGGACGCCTACGGCAAGGCGCTCTCGGCCACTCAGCGCGAGAAGATGCAGCGCCTGCGCACCTGGAACCGCCGGTTCCAGACCCGCAACCACCAGGAGCGCAACCTGCGACAGGCCCTCGGCGAGATCGACCGCATGGCCTCGGCGCTGGGCCTCCCCGAGAACGTCCGCGAGACCGCCTCGGTCATCTACCGGCGCGCGCTGGAGGACGACCTGCTGCCCGGCCGCTCCATCGAGGGCGTCGCCACCAGCGCCCTCTACGCCGCCGCCCGACAGGCCGGCGTCCCGCGGACCATCGACGAGATGGCCCGCGTCAGTCGGGTCGACGAGGAGGAGTTCAAGCGCACCTACCGCTACGTGGTTCGGGAACTCGGTCTCGAAGTCGCCCCCGCCGATCCGGTGAGCTACGTCACCCGGTTCGCCTCGGAACTCGACCTGTCGGACGAGGCCGAACGGCTGGCCCGGGAGATGCTCGACGCGGCCAAGGAGCGCGGCGTCCACAGCGGCAAGAACCCGGTCGGGCTGGCGGCCGCCGCCGTCTACGCGGCGCCGCTGCTGACCAACGAGCAGATCACCCAGAAGGCGGTGAGCGAGGTGGCGGACATCAGCGAGGTCACCATCCGCAACCGGTACCGCGAACTGCTGGCGGCCTACGAGGACAGCGGCCGGACGGTCGCCGTCTGA
- the radA gene encoding DNA repair and recombination protein RadA, producing MAEDDLENLPGVGPATADKLVEAGFESYQSIAVASPAELSNTADIGESTASDIINAARDAADVGGFETGATVLERREQIGKLTWNVPEVDDLLGGGVETQSITEVYGEFGAGKSQVTHQLSVNVQLPEEYGGLRGSAIFVDSEDTFRPERIDDMVRGLDDETIQATMDDRGIEGSPGDEDAMEELVTDVLDKIHVAKAFNSNHQILLAEKAKELASEHEDTEWPVRLLNVDSLTAHFRAEYVGRGELAERQQKLNKHLHDLMRIGDLYNTAVLVTNQVASNPDSYFGDPTQPIGGNILGHTSTFRMYLRKSKGDKRIVRLVDAPNLADGEAVMRVQDEGLVPE from the coding sequence ATGGCAGAAGACGACCTCGAGAACCTTCCGGGCGTCGGGCCGGCGACGGCGGACAAACTCGTCGAAGCGGGCTTCGAGAGCTACCAGAGCATCGCGGTCGCCAGTCCGGCGGAACTCTCCAACACGGCGGACATCGGCGAGTCGACGGCGAGCGACATCATCAACGCGGCCCGCGACGCCGCGGACGTGGGCGGCTTCGAGACGGGGGCGACCGTCCTCGAACGCCGCGAGCAGATCGGCAAGCTGACCTGGAACGTTCCCGAGGTCGACGACCTGCTCGGCGGCGGCGTCGAAACGCAGTCGATCACCGAGGTGTACGGCGAGTTCGGCGCCGGCAAGTCCCAGGTCACCCACCAGCTCTCGGTCAACGTCCAGCTTCCAGAGGAGTACGGCGGCCTCCGCGGCAGCGCCATCTTCGTCGACAGCGAGGACACCTTCCGTCCCGAACGCATCGACGACATGGTCCGTGGCCTCGACGACGAAACCATCCAGGCGACGATGGACGACCGCGGCATCGAGGGCTCGCCCGGCGACGAGGACGCGATGGAGGAACTCGTCACCGACGTCCTCGACAAGATCCACGTGGCCAAGGCGTTCAACTCCAACCACCAGATCCTGCTCGCGGAGAAGGCAAAGGAGCTCGCGAGCGAACACGAGGACACCGAGTGGCCCGTCCGCCTGCTCAACGTCGACTCCCTCACCGCTCACTTCCGCGCCGAGTACGTCGGCCGGGGCGAACTCGCCGAGCGCCAGCAGAAGCTCAACAAACACCTGCACGACCTCATGCGGATCGGCGACCTCTACAACACCGCCGTCCTCGTCACCAACCAGGTCGCCTCGAACCCCGACTCCTACTTCGGCGACCCGACCCAGCCCATCGGCGGCAACATCCTCGGTCACACCTCGACGTTCCGGATGTACCTCCGGAAGTCGAAGGGCGACAAGCGGATCGTCCGCCTCGTCGACGCGCCGAACCTCGCCGACGGCGAGGCCGTGATGCGCGTCCAGGACGAGGGACTCGTCCCCGAGTAA